The sequence AAACATGTTCACAAAactaagttagctaagctaactaagctaCATGACTTGGCCTCACATCTACACACGGCTAAAAGTTTggggttagctaacctagctataacTAGTTAGCCAAACAGCTAAACGAGCTTCGCAGCTAAACTTACCCAACCAGCGATACTACAACGTTAAAAGTCCCATAAACCTCCAGGCGAGCTCTGACCGCGATTTAAACCGTGTATTTTTCTGTAAAAGCCACACATGTGGTAAATCTCTTCATTACAACTGACATATCCACTTCAGCCGTGCTCTGCTTCTCCTGTACCAAACTAATGCTACTGTAAAGGcgactcagggttgccaggtccaacagaAACATCCAACCCAAAGTTGGTCTAAAAACTTTAGCTAGCCAAAAATATAAGTGTGTCACACGTTTAAAGCAAACGTCAAAACAACTttgagtgtacgacttagtatgTACTTTACAAGGGATGTATTattagtattgctatttatcttaaagtacttaataatattgtaaaattaGTTTCCCTGTCAAGAACATTTAATCGTAACATAATTAGCATTTATATATAGCAGCTTTgaggaaaaaaatctttaattataccaaattgaaaaccaagctgaactgcttcaatttaaagctatccaaaagcagtgtgtaagactggtggaggagaacatgccaagatgcatgacaactgtgattaaaaccaggggtattccaccaaatattgttttctgaactcctaaaacttgaaagttgaggtctgaaagctcagcatctatttcgttatttcagccatttctgcaaatttctatttggaatttgggagaaattaataaatgaacatgaataaatcaacaatattcactttactcaaacatatatgtaGAAATGGCGAaaacagataaactgattcatatAAGTAGCCCTCCACCCCTGAACGTTTTACCCTCGAaaggattttcaaacaagcccaatttggcgagaaaaccgcgaacctggcaactctgaaagGCGTAGCCAGCAGTGAATCGATTCCCACAGTGAATCATTTCACCCGTCAACGTACACGGGGTTCATTATAAACCGACTCTGAACCGAGCGGCAACCCCCAACAACACTGACAACTTCTGCTTTCagcgatataaaaaaatatatttcttaataaaaagCATTTCTTTAATCCAAAGATTAAACAGACTTTGAATTATCCAACGCATTCATGCAGTTTAATTTCCtaccatctaaaaaaaacatttaaaaatgaatagatTTAGACGTAAGCTAACTTGCAGTTCAAACTAAAAGttattaaaatgtatatgttattcaacatatattatatttagtTTACAACAAATGTGCATATTGAAAGATATATCTAAGCAATTCTCAAACTTTTAAAATTGTGCAAATCAGCCAGTGTAACTTCCCCATTGCATTCAGTTACATTTGCTGGGATGACTGATATTTTGAAGGGTGTCGATGAAACAGTTGAAGCCCAGTAAAAGCTGGGGGCTGAGCTCGAAATGTGGGCGGGCAGTCCAGTAAACAACCACAGCATGGCAGGTTCAAACATGAATCTGAATCCTGAATACCAGCTGATGTAAACGGTCTGGTTATTATTACAGTTAAAAATTACACAAGGCTGTAAAAAAATCTGTAGCTTCTATGTAACGTTCACATATttccaaataaagaaaaatactttacatTTGTTGCTGTTTCAATAACATATTTTATACTGTACTGTGTAATGTATACTTTACTTATACACTGCCATTACTTTAATATCtgatgttgctgcagttggtcaggtctaggttcagcaacagtatgtgctgaaagaatgaggtcagctgactacctcaatgtttttttttcccctgatggcacgggcatattccaagatgacaatgccaggattcatcagGCTGGAATTATGAAAGAGTGGTtaagagagcatgagatcatcattttcacacagggattgttcaccacagaatcCAGATCTTAACtacattgagaatctttgggatgtgctggagaaggctttgtgcagcaatCAGACTCTACCATAATCAATGCAAGATCTTAGTGAAaagttaatgcaacactggattgaaataaaacaTTGCAAAAGCTTATCGAAATAAtgctacagtgaatgtgtgctgcaatcaaaactAAAGGCGATTCCAACCACACAAAATCTAACACAGGCATTTTTAAACAGCCTTCAGTATTGACATTATTTTTAGACTTTTCTTATTTTAGCAACCACACTTATAAAGCATAAATAACTGACAATATGcatatttaataaaagaaaatcttaaaATAGGTTTATTACAACAgcaacatataaaacagaacacattttaataaacagtgtacaaagagtaaagagtagaaagaagaaaagtcttAACATTAGTAATAAGAGTGCAAAACTATTTACAAACTGGTTTCCCCTTCAGTCATTCAAGGCTGTTTGCTCTAGATACAAAGTTTTCTATCATCTCCTTCAGCTGTTGCAGGTCTGCTTGGTCTTCACGGATAATTTCATTAACCTTGTCCATCCTTTTAAGTTGGTCATTACATTGTTTCTGaaagacaaacacacaaaatattttaCTCACCACTCACTCCTGGACTTTTAATAGAACTTATCCCTGGCCTTCAAATTTTTGTAGGCATCTTCACTATTCACTACTACTACATTTCGCTACAACTTCTTTAACTGCGCAAAAACAGTTAAGGTTAACAAAAGCCACAGTTGGGCTTTTTACAAACCTTCGCATAGATTTATAAGAATATCACACAAATACTTACTGACTACATGCTATGATATTGTAAACGATAATCTTAAGTCTAGGCTTTTACAATAAAGCAACCTttcaatgaaaaaacacaattcAAAATGCTGTATACTCCAAAAtcaggcttaatctctgtctgttAAACTGAGCCTAAGTAAGTTATTTAGTTTCACAGTCCCTTCTTACCTCAACTATACCCAAGTGGTTAACTGCAGCGGTGAAGACATGAGTCAAATTGTTTGCTACCAACCGGCTCTCCTCTTTGGTCTCCTGAAGCACAAGGTGGTATCTGAGAGACCACAACAATTGAAAGGCTGATTAGTTCCTACACTTTCGACCAGAGAAAACTGTGTTGAGATAAAAACAAGTGATGGACAGAGGTTATGCATGAACTTACTGTTGTTGGGCTGCTTTAAGATGCTCTTCAGCCTCTTCATAGCCATCCATAACCTTCTTTTCCAGAAGCTTTTTGTTTCTTTCAGCGCCGTCTACATCTGCTGCCCACTTTTCCTCTTCCTGAGCGAGCTCCTACTCAAAATCAAGAAAAATTGCTTGTTATCATATTACAACACAGCAACAGCCTGGTAATACATAAAtgtccacacacacaaaaaactttAAACAGAAAATCCTGCAGTAGTCTCATTATCCCCCACTTTATATTATTTGAACATGGCAACTATCTTTAAGATTGTGTAAATGTTTTAGACCATTACCAACACTAACACTGACTACAaagaaatgccaaaagtcatgggatagcttAGCCGACCATCTTGACCTGTCTAAATTAGGTGGTATATTGTGAGTGGGAGGAACTAATTTTCAAAGTTGTGTATGTATTTAATATTGCTCAGTTCCTCTGGCTACAATTGTCCAAATAAACAGACTGGCAAAAATCATATGCAGTATTCAATGCCAGAGACCCAATACACATATGCACAGGTcaatgcagtgttctttagcttccacttGAAATGACAAGTCATTGGACACAATTCTAGCTCTCATGTCATATGGCACCTCAGTGTAAAATGTCTTAACATTACACAAAAAATCAAGAACATTTTCCCTTGGAGATTATTTTTGGAGAGCAATAATATGTAGGCTAATATACACTCTCTCTTAGCTGTGTGGGTTATTTGAGTCAAGAGATTAATTAGAGAGTAATTAGTTAACACCTAGTTCTTGTTGACATACCTGCATGTCATTCTCCAGTTGTTGATCCAGTCTACGAATCTGCTCCTTTATCTGCTTTATGTCATTCATCTTCTCAGAAATGTTGGAATTCACCTGAAACAAGATGTATGAAGAAGTAAAAAAGTATTCATCTGGGCCACCCTGTGAAACATTTTGTAGCTAAAGAGGGATTAGTTTAAGAAAGTTCCCACCTGCTCCACTGTCTCCTCCAGGCTAAGTTTCATATTGGTCATTCTGCTGAACTCCTCTTCTACATCCACAAGCATGTTTTTGAGAGGATTCTTAACAgacaacaataaaaacagctcACTTAGCAggaagaaactcatttttaacattgtacttttttttggcaACAGTGAACTTGAATCTTGTACCTGTATCTGTGTTCGGATCAGAGTAGCAGTGGTGGGACCATAGTCACTGACTGTTTTGATCTCAAAGTCATGGCCACAGGCATTCTCTGCAGACTGAGGGATGAGCTTAAGCATTCGTGCCAGTTTGTGGTACTCTGCCAACTTGACCTCTGCCTTTAGGGGGGAAAAAGCCAGGAAGTGATAATTTAATTCCTTCAAAAGACTTATAATCCTACCCTGGAAACAGATTTATTCAAAGTGTGGGCATcctttggggatttttttttaactatgaatgctagatctgaagaaaaaaaaaaaaaaaaaaaaaaaacttcaataacTGAACGATGTACTGACTCTCTAAGGTATCCAAACAAGGCGTTGTTTAATGCTTCTCAGTTTAAAAAACAAGTGTGCTTAATTTTTTGTATACAAATGTATCAACCATGATACattcacttaaaaaaagaaaaagatcatAATTTTTTTGAAAAATACTGCTTTATGATAGATTAACAATGCCATACATTATATACATGTTTGTGAATGGATGTGAAACTTTTGTGAACCTGTTTATACTAGACTTACAAACTGTGTGTTATGCAGATGTAAATTAGGCAACTAATGTAATCCACATAGTTAAAAAGAAGTGATCTAAAGGTGATTAAAACTATGTCAATATAATGTCTGCTTACTCTCTCCTTGGTTTTAACCAGGGTGATTTCTTCATTCCATGCCAGCTGCTGGGCTTCTTCTAGACTACGGCTCAGGCTGCTGACGGTCTGCTGTAGTTCATTCCGCTCCCTGTTGATCCGTTCAATATCGGCTGGGGTGAACTTCTGATTCTCTAGAATATGCTGCAGTCTGCCCTTCTCCTGCTTCAGACTCTCTAGCTGAAggtctacacacatacacacaacacatacTTATTTAGTCTGAGTGAAATCAAATTTATTCACATTACAGAGGCATCAAGTGTATTCTACTACTGCCGTCTGGCACAGATTTATTGCTGTAACATGTacagcaataaataaaaaaatccaaagcTCTCTataaagaatactaaaaaaatactttaccaGCAGCCTCCATCTCTTCAGTCAGCCCAGCAACCTTATTCTCCAGGTGACTTTTAAATGCCTCCATGTGTGTACGGTAGCTTTGTAATTTCTGCAGATCAGTCTGCAACCTCAGCTTATCAGTCCTCTGTGCCATTAGCCTGTCCTgtgcacacatgcacaaacaaaacacaatgtCAAGAAGGAAAAAAATGAACACACCAGTTTCTTCAGTTTTTATGCTGTAAATTAGTGCATGGAAAagaataaaataccaaaaaaatatattttgaaaaatgttataaatcaCGATCTGACTGTTCAGATTGCCATGTTGGGGGCCTCAAGCTTTGAGTATAACATTCATATATTTTAGCACAAACATTTATACTTACAGTATGGCTCTCTTTCTCCAGTCTCTCAACCTCTTCCATCAAAATCCTGTATTTTTCAT is a genomic window of Astyanax mexicanus isolate ESR-SI-001 chromosome 14, AstMex3_surface, whole genome shotgun sequence containing:
- the ndc80 gene encoding kinetochore protein NDC80 homolog encodes the protein MSRRPSRRFSEMPLRVTDGRMSMVNATPQNKDNVFGKLNIPKPQSGTSERRTSFFGKGAGGGGQRNSLFGSYGGTEKIKDPRPLHDKTFVQQCIKQLCEFLGDNGFPGTITVKALQSPSTKEFLKIFEFIYSLLDPTFQLPTTKIEEEIPRMFKDLGYPFALSKSSMYSIGAPHTWPQALGALIWLIDAVKIFNSIKGQNLLFADFSDGTTELEEGVEYNKLFLDYCSKTYNKFMQGADTFEDEDLEYLSHLKRLYNVDEALLESQHEKYRILMEEVERLEKESHTDRLMAQRTDKLRLQTDLQKLQSYRTHMEAFKSHLENKVAGLTEEMEAADLQLESLKQEKGRLQHILENQKFTPADIERINRERNELQQTVSSLSRSLEEAQQLAWNEEITLVKTKERAEVKLAEYHKLARMLKLIPQSAENACGHDFEIKTVSDYGPTTATLIRTQIQNPLKNMLVDVEEEFSRMTNMKLSLEETVEQVNSNISEKMNDIKQIKEQIRRLDQQLENDMQELAQEEEKWAADVDGAERNKKLLEKKVMDGYEEAEEHLKAAQQQYHLVLQETKEESRLVANNLTHVFTAAVNHLGIVEKQCNDQLKRMDKVNEIIREDQADLQQLKEMIENFVSRANSLE